In a genomic window of Zootoca vivipara chromosome 5, rZooViv1.1, whole genome shotgun sequence:
- the PARVB gene encoding beta-parvin isoform X1, which yields MAGLLCKKRKKTGVTDLQEEGKNAINAPMSPAVPDLHPEDTLLEENEERTMIDPNSKEEAKFKELIKVLIDWINDVLVEERIIVKQLEEDVYDGQVLQKLLEKLAGRKLNVAEVTQSEIGQKQKLQTVLEAVHDLLRPHGWAIKWNVDSIHGKNLVSILHLLVALAMHFRAPIRLPEHVSVQVVVVRKREGLLQTAQVTEELTTTTEMMMGRFERDAFDTLFDHAPDKLSVVKKSLITFVNKHLNKLNLEVTELETQFADGVYLVLLMGLLEDYFVPLHHFYLTPESFDQKVHNVSFAFELMQDGGLKKPKARPEDVVNLDLKSTLRVLYNLFTKYKNVE from the exons TGACTGACCTGCAAGAAGAGGGTAAAAATGCCATCAATGCGCCGATGTCCCCTGCTGTCCCGGATCTGCACCCGGAAGATACTTTACTCG AGGAGAATGAAGAACGCACCATGATTGATCCCAACTCAAAGGAGGAAGCCAAATTTAAAGAACTCATCAAG GTTTTAATTGACTGGATAAATGATGTCCTGGTTGAAGAAAGAATCATTGTCAAGCAGCTTGAGGAGGATGTCTATGACGGGCAGGTGCTACAGAAGCTCTTgg AGAAACTAGCTGGCCGTAAGCTGAACGTGGCCGAAGTGACGCAGTCAGAAATAGGCCAGAAACAAAAGCTGCAGACTGTCCTGGAAGCTGTCCACGATTTACTGCGACCCCATGGCTGGGCTATCAAGTGGAATGTTGACT CGATCCACGGCAAGAACCTGGTGTCCATTCTCCACCTGCTGGTAGCTCTGGCGATGCATTTCAGGGCTCCCATCCGACTTCCTGAACATGTTTCTGTGCAAGTGGTTGTTGTAAGG AAGCGGGAAGGTCTTCTCCAGACAGCCCAGGTCACAGAAgaactcaccaccaccaccga GATGATGATGGGTCGATTTG AACGAGATGCTTTTGATACCCTCTTTGACCACGCTCCAGATAAACTAAGTGTCGTAAAAAAG tcCCTGATCACTTTTGTGAACAAGCACCTAAATAAACTTAATCTGGAAGTGACAGAATTAGAAACCCAG TTTGCAGATGGCGTCTACCTGGTGTTGCTGATGGGTCTCCTCGAGGACTATTTTGTTCCGCTCCACCATTTCTATTTAACACCTGAAAGTTTTGATCAGAAG GTTCACaatgtttcctttgcttttgaaCTGATGCAGGACGGAGGGCTGAAGAAGCCCAAAGCTCGACCAGAAG ATGTTGTCAACTTGGACCTGAAATCTACCCTAAGAGTTTTGTACAACCTGTTTACAAAATACAAGAATGTTGAATGA
- the PARVB gene encoding beta-parvin isoform X2: MSPAVPDLHPEDTLLEENEERTMIDPNSKEEAKFKELIKVLIDWINDVLVEERIIVKQLEEDVYDGQVLQKLLEKLAGRKLNVAEVTQSEIGQKQKLQTVLEAVHDLLRPHGWAIKWNVDSIHGKNLVSILHLLVALAMHFRAPIRLPEHVSVQVVVVRKREGLLQTAQVTEELTTTTEMMMGRFERDAFDTLFDHAPDKLSVVKKSLITFVNKHLNKLNLEVTELETQFADGVYLVLLMGLLEDYFVPLHHFYLTPESFDQKVHNVSFAFELMQDGGLKKPKARPEDVVNLDLKSTLRVLYNLFTKYKNVE; this comes from the exons ATGTCCCCTGCTGTCCCGGATCTGCACCCGGAAGATACTTTACTCG AGGAGAATGAAGAACGCACCATGATTGATCCCAACTCAAAGGAGGAAGCCAAATTTAAAGAACTCATCAAG GTTTTAATTGACTGGATAAATGATGTCCTGGTTGAAGAAAGAATCATTGTCAAGCAGCTTGAGGAGGATGTCTATGACGGGCAGGTGCTACAGAAGCTCTTgg AGAAACTAGCTGGCCGTAAGCTGAACGTGGCCGAAGTGACGCAGTCAGAAATAGGCCAGAAACAAAAGCTGCAGACTGTCCTGGAAGCTGTCCACGATTTACTGCGACCCCATGGCTGGGCTATCAAGTGGAATGTTGACT CGATCCACGGCAAGAACCTGGTGTCCATTCTCCACCTGCTGGTAGCTCTGGCGATGCATTTCAGGGCTCCCATCCGACTTCCTGAACATGTTTCTGTGCAAGTGGTTGTTGTAAGG AAGCGGGAAGGTCTTCTCCAGACAGCCCAGGTCACAGAAgaactcaccaccaccaccga GATGATGATGGGTCGATTTG AACGAGATGCTTTTGATACCCTCTTTGACCACGCTCCAGATAAACTAAGTGTCGTAAAAAAG tcCCTGATCACTTTTGTGAACAAGCACCTAAATAAACTTAATCTGGAAGTGACAGAATTAGAAACCCAG TTTGCAGATGGCGTCTACCTGGTGTTGCTGATGGGTCTCCTCGAGGACTATTTTGTTCCGCTCCACCATTTCTATTTAACACCTGAAAGTTTTGATCAGAAG GTTCACaatgtttcctttgcttttgaaCTGATGCAGGACGGAGGGCTGAAGAAGCCCAAAGCTCGACCAGAAG ATGTTGTCAACTTGGACCTGAAATCTACCCTAAGAGTTTTGTACAACCTGTTTACAAAATACAAGAATGTTGAATGA